The Thunnus maccoyii chromosome 9, fThuMac1.1, whole genome shotgun sequence genome includes a region encoding these proteins:
- the nkx3-1 gene encoding homeobox protein Nkx-3.1 yields MEMSDTVKPLTSFLIEDILSVKDSARFNGKCCSQKMERFSEWEEESDKLSEQLSPLESTFGVQTESSGTSCPSTSESSGFTSSGKQKRSRAAFTHLQVLELEKKFNHQKYLSAPERAHLASTLRLTETQVKIWFQNRRYKTKRKQQTPEFCKDVYKAEGLSLRDDLVRSSLITSFYKAYQYRPYLWDYGGPWGPTLW; encoded by the exons ATGGAAATGTCTGATACAGTCAAACCTCTGACTTCCTTCCTCATAGAGGACATCCTCTCTGTTAAGGACAGCGCGAGATTTAATGGGAAGTGCTGCTCACAGAAGATGGAAAGATTTTCAGAGTGGGAAGAGGAATCAGATAAGTTGTCTGAGCAACTCAGCCCGCTGGAGTCAACGTTTGGAGTGCAGACAG AGTCgtcaggcacatcctgtcccagCACCTCAGAGTCCAGCGGTTTTACGTCCTCAGGGAAACAGAAGCGTTCCCGGGCAGCATTTACACACCTGCAAGTGCTTGAACTGGAGAAGAAATTTAACCACCAGAAGTACCTGTCAGCCCCAGAGAGGGCTCACCTGGCGAGCACTTTAAGACTGACCGAGACCCAGGTGAAGATCTGGTTTCAGAACCGGAggtataaaacaaaaagaaagcagcaaaCACCAGAGTTCTGTAAGGATGTGTACAAAGCAGAGGGACTGAGTCTGAGGGATGATTTGGTCCGATCATCACTGATCACCTCCTTCTATAAAGCCTATCAATACCGACCCTACCTGTGGGACTATGGTGGCCCCTGGGGGCCAACGTTATGGTGA